In the Anastrepha obliqua isolate idAnaObli1 chromosome 1, idAnaObli1_1.0, whole genome shotgun sequence genome, one interval contains:
- the LOC129253296 gene encoding uncharacterized protein LOC129253296, with the protein MKKILILAASALLLIQLVHALPHTKRESVAVAARDNPISQDASSASSKELSEESSEEDDPKLKLVAFTFGGMAVIAQWTLDKGSEVLKNAVKELNEIPDKDELLQANITRMSRIANENPQLTKEEDSEYILKLFEYLTDFSTLMDDYEQMPDDSKLKIALKTALENNGFNEFDSEFKAKIFEFAKSMERVFGEYIKEMTPAEKSKYSKLIQWYDEFKAETDKDKKLDKLGEFFDLI; encoded by the exons atgaaaaaaatcttgaTTCTCGCTGCAAGTGCATTGCTGTTGATACAG CTCGTTCACGCTTTACCTCACACAAAACGAGAGTCCGTCGCGGTTGCTGCACGTGACAACCCCATCTCCCAGGATGCCTCATCTGCCTCATCCAAAGAATTATCCGAAGAATCATCTGAAGAAGACGATCCCAAGCTAAAACTTGTGGCTTTCACTTTTGGCGGCATGGCTGTAATAGCCCAATGGACACTCGATAAAGGTAGCGAAGTGCTTAAGAATGCCGTGAaggaattaaatgaaattcCCGACAAAGACGAGCTGTTGCAAGCGAATATTACTCGTATGTCTCGCATCGCAAATGAAAACCCTCAACTTACTAAGGAAGAGGACTCggaatacattttaaaattatttgaatactTGACCGATTTTTCAACATTGATGGATGACTATGAGCAAATGCCAGATgattcgaaattaaaaattgcattgaagACAGCTTTAGAAAACAATGGTTTCAATGAGTTTGATAGTGAATTTAAAGCTAAAATCTTCGAATTTGCTAAAAGTATGGAGCGTGTTTTTGGCGAATATATCAAAGAGATGACGCCCGCTGAAAAATCAAAGTATTCCAAATTAATTCAGTGGTATGATGAATTCAAGGCCGAAACTGATAAGGATAAGAAACTTGATAAACTAGGCGAATTCTTTGATCTCATCTGA